ACCTCGCTGCTCGAGGGGCTGGTCTGGGGGCTGCGGGCCGGCGCCGACGCGGCCGGGACGGACGCCGAAGTCGTCGAGGCGCCGGAGCTCCTCGAACGGGACCCCGAACTCCCCGACCGGTTCGCCGCCGAGAAGTTCCGCCGGCTCCGGCGCGTCATGGACGAGTACGTCGGCCTGGAACGCGATCCCGAGGACCTCGGCAGGGCGATGGCCGTCCTCCGGCGACTCAAGGGCGAGGTGGACGCCTACACGCGGACGCGGACCTCGCGCTCGCTGTACGAACTCCGGTCGGCGAGCGTGACGGCCCTGCTGATCGCGCGACAGGCCGCCGCAAACGACGAGTCGGTCGGCTGTCATCACCTCGCGGAGAGTCCGAGCACCGACGCTGAATCCGACGCGCCCGAACCCCGGGCCGACGACTGATGCTCGCCGACTCGAAGATCGAGGGCTGGCTCCGCGAGGACCTGGGGCACCACGACGTGACGAACGAGGTTCCCGGGGAGACGACGGGGCGACTCGTCGCCAAAGAGTCGGGCGTCGTCGCGGGGCTGGACGCCGCCGCGGCGGTCTTCGACTACCTCGGGGTGAGCGTCGAGCGCCCCGCGGAACCGGGCGACCGCGTCGAGGCCGGCGAGGCTGTCCTGCGCGTTGCGGGCCCGGCCCGGGACGTGCTGCGCGGAGAGCGGGTCGCAGTCAACCTCGCCGGGCACGCCTCCGGCGTCGCGACGAAGACCCGGCGAGCGGTCGCGGCCGCGCGAGAGGCCGAGCGTAGTGAGGCCTCGGACGGTGCGAACGGCGAAGCCGTGAGCCGCGAGGTCGACGAGGACGTGACCGTCGCCGCGACGCGGAAGACGACCCCCGGGCTCCGCGGGATCGAGAAGCGCGCGGTCGTCGCGGGCGGGGGCGACACCCACCGGCTCGATCTCTCGCACATGGTGATGGTCAAGGACAACCACGTCGCCGAGATGGGCCTCGAGGGGGCCGTCGAGCACTTCCGCGATCGGGCATCCTTCGCCACGAAGATCGAGGTCGAGGTCGAGCGACCGGCCGAGGCGCCGCGGGCCGCCGACGCGGGCGCCGATATCGTCCTGCTCGACAACATGACGCCCGCGGAGACTCGGGAGGCCGTCGACCTGCTACGTGAGCGGGACCCCGCTGTTCTGGCGGAGGCCTCGGGCGGCATCACCGTCGAAGACGTCCCCGAATACGCGGGGACCGGCGTGGACGTGATCTCGATGGGCTCTTTGACCCACTCGGCGGCGTCGCTTGACTACTCCTTCCGGACGGACTAATCGAGATCGACGGCGAGCATGATCTCGTCGACGGGGTCGCCGTCGATCTCGAAGTGGCCGTCGCGGACGGCCTCGATGCGCCAGCCGTTCTCCTGGAGGAAGGAGACGGCGAGGTCGTTGGTCTCGGGGACGGAGTTGTAGACCCGGCGGCAGCCGTTGGCGCGGGCCCACTCCATCCCGCGCTGGAGGAGGTGGCTGCCGATGCTGTAGCGCCGGTACTCGACGAGGACGCCGACGGTGAGTTCGGCGGTGTGGGAGAGCTTGGCGAGGCGCGGGATCTCGACCTGGCACCAGCCGACGACCTCGTCCTCGACGGTCGCGACGAAGAACACGCGCGTCTCGCCGGCGTTGTTCCGCAGGAGGGCGTCCTCGTACTCGAGCTGTTCGGCGACGCTCTCGGCGACCAGGTGGACCTGGCGGTCGGCGACCGCCCGGACCACGCCCAAAAGTCCCGTCGCGTCGGCCTGACAGGCCGGTCGGATCTCGTAGGCCAGCCCAGCCGTCTCGTGTTCCTCGGTCTCGCCGCAGTCGAGTCGCACTCGGAGGTTCCCGTCTTCGGTCTCTTCGAGGTATCCGTCGCGTTTCAGCATCGAGACGTGGTGTCTGAACGCCTCCGGGTCGATGGCGACGTGGTCGGCCGCTTCGCTCGGCTGGACCGACCCGTGCCGCTCGACGTAGCGATAGATCCCCATCCGGTCGTCGTCGAAATCGAAGGACTCGAAGGGGCTCATTCCCGGATACCTTCGGTCCCGGGACCTATACAACTTTTGACCGTCTGACACGAGTCGCCACCGAACGGCCCCCATCCCCAATCACCTCGCAGCCGCGTTCAACAGGCTGGGCGTGGTACGCCCCCCAGGGAACACCGATGGACAACAGACTGCTCACCGGCGCGGTGCTACTGGTCGTCGGGGTGGGACTGGTCGGGGTGGAACTGCTCCAACTGATTCGAACCGTGCCGACGCTGACGCTCCCCCTCGGCGTCGTCGCCATCGCCGTCGGCACACTGCTCGTCGGGACGTCCGGGACGGTCACCCGGGGTCGCCAGTCGGCGTAGCGCGGGCTTTCCGGTCGGTTAAGTGACCGGGCCGCCTCCGACCGGACGTGACGACGGAACCGTCCCGGCGCACCGTCGAACTGGTTCGCGTCGGCGTCGCCGGCACGACCGTCGCGACGCTGGTAGCGGTGAGTCTGACGGCGTTCGGCGTCGCCCTCCCGGGCGCGGTGGCCGGCGTCGCCGTCGGCACCGGCGTGGCGCTCGTCCTCCCGGCGCTGCTCGCCCCGGAGCGATACGCCGCCGATAGTTCCGGGTCCGTCTTCGGATTCCGCCCCCTCCCGGCCGGGTTCGCGCTGGCGGGGAGCGGCCCCCTCGTCTTCGTCGGGCTGTTCGTCTCCGGATCGCTGGCGCTCGCCGTCTCGATGGGACTGCTCGGCGCGATCGCCGGCTACCGACTCTTCGCCGCGGCGATCCCCGAAGATCTCTCGACCGCGACCGAGTGATCCGCCGTCCCCGATGCCTCACTCGAGGAGCGATTCGCCCGTCATCGCGGCCGGTTTCTCGACGCCCAGCAGTTCGAGCATCGTCGGCGCGACGTCTGCGAGCGTGCCGCCCTCCCGCGCGACTCGCCCCCCGTCGGTCCCCTCGGGATCGAGATACGCGAACGGGACCGGGTTGAGCGTGTGCGCGGTGTGGGGGTTCTCGGGGGTGCCCATGTCGTCTGCGTTGCCGTGGTCGGCGGTGACGAGCGCGTGCGCGCCGGCCTCGCCGAGCGCGTCCACGAGCCGCCCGACCTGCTCGTCGACGGCCTCGACGGCCGCGACGGCCGCGTCGAAGTCGCCCGTGTGGCCTACCATGTCCGGGTTCGCGTAGTTGAGGACCAGCACGTCCGGGTCGTCGGCACGAATGGCGTCGATGGCCGTGTCGGTCACCTCGGCGGCGCTCATCTCCGGCTGCTGGTCGTAGGTCGCCACGTCGGGGCTCGGCACGATCTCGCGGCGCTCGCCGGGGAACTCCACCTCGCGGCCGCCGTTGAGGAAGTAGGTGACGTGGGCGTACTTCTCGGTCTCGGCGATCCGCAACTGGGTGTGGTCGGTGTTTGCGAGCACCTCGCCCAGCACGTCTTCGGGCTGGTTCGGGGGGTAGGCGACGGGGAGGTCGAAGGTCTCGTCGTACTCGGTCATCGTCACCAGCCGCGTCGCCGGCGGGTCCGTATCGAACTCCCATTCGGGGCGGATGTCGGCCAGCATTCGCGTGAGCTGGCGGGCCCGGTCCGAGCGGAAGTTGAAGAAGACGATCGCGTCACCATCGGAAAGGGCCAGCCCGCCATCGACCAGCGTCGGCTCGACGAACTCGTCCGTGGTGTCCCGGTCGTACGAGTCCGTGACGGCGTCGACCGCAGTGGGGGCGGCGTACTCGGCCTCCCGGTTCACGATGGCGTCGTAGGCGCGTCTCGTCCGGTCCCAGTTCTCGTCGCGGTCCATCGCGTAGTAGCGGCCGCTGACGGTGGCGACGTGGCCGGTACCCCGTTCCTCGGCGTGGGCCGCGAGCGACTGGAGGTAATCCTCGCCCCCCGTAGGGGAGGTGTCGCGCCCGTCGGTGAAGGCGTGGGTGACGGTTTCGGCGTCACGCTCGGCGGCGACGTCGATCAGTGCGTGGAGGTGCGACTGGGCCGAGTGGACGCCGCCGTCGCTGACCAGCCCCATGAAGTGGACCGTGCCCTCGTGGTCCTCGGCGTAATCGAACGCCGATTTCAGGGCCTCGTTGTCGCCGAACTCGCCGGCCACGATGTCGTCGGTGATCCGGGTCGTCTCCTGTTTCACGACCCGGCCGGCGCCGATGTTGAGGTGTCCGACCTCGCTGTTGCCCATCTGTCCGTCGGGGAGGCCGACGCGGCGACCGTGCGTCTCCAGGGTCGTCGCGGCCCCCTGTTCGCGAAAGCGGTCGACGTTCGGGGTGTCCGCGGCGCGGACGGCGTCCCGGGCCGACTCGTCGGGGTTCAGCCCCCAGCCGTCGAGGATGACCAGACCCACCTGCATACGCGGTGGGTCGCCGCCGGAATGTAAAACGCCGTCGGATGCGCGGGCGGCCGGCGGGACGGTCGGGCCCGGGTCGGGGTTCACTCCGGGTGCAGGGCGCCGAAATATGGGCGCGGACGCGTCGGCGACCGCGGCAGTTGCCTCGGGGACCACCGACGTTATGTAAGAGGGCGGCCCAGGCTAACGCATGGAGACGACTATCGTGGACGAAGCGTTCGCCGACAAGTTGGTGACGACCGCGCGCACGGCGGCGGGCGATAGCCTCCGCTCTCTGACCTACTTCACCCGGTCGAACTTCGAGCAGCTATACCTCCGCGAGGACCTCGAACGCGACGCCGACCTCGACAGCTTCATCGGCCACGAGTGGCGCGGCTTCAAGAACACCACCGACGCCTACCGCGGGACCGAACTGGGCGAGTACCGCTACACCATCCGCGTCTTCGAGAACGGCTTCCTCCTCCGGGTGACGAGCGACCGCGACGGCGTGTTCGTCACCACCGACGGCGCGACCATCCGGGACTTCAACTCCTACGTCACCGCCATCAAGGAAGTGCTGGACGAGAAGACCGGCCGCGACGACTGACGACCGCCGGACGGCGGTGTTGCCTCCCCGACACGGACTTTTATTGTCCGAGCTATCGAACGACGGCGGACATGGTCCGCCGCCAGCGGCGCCCGCTCCCCGCCTCCCCGCCCGCGCCCGGAGATCCGTCGGCGGCACGTCCGTCTCGGAAACGCCATGGCCGACGGTGACGCGACGGAGACGGGGTCGCGAACGGAGAAGATCGAGATCAACAGGACGGCGTACGAGGCCTACAGGGACACCGCCGACGTCCAGATCGAGGGCGTCAGGCGTCTCGAAGGGAAGGCCCTCGAAACGGTCAAGGTCGTGTTGCTCGTCACGCTGGGGATCGTCTCGGCCTGGAACGTCTTCGACCAGTTGACGATCGACCTGTACGTCGTCGCCGCCGTGCTCAGTTTCCTCTACTCGCTGTGGTGCTGTATCGGGGTATACACGCCCTCGATCCACCCCCTCGGCCTGAGCGCGGACGCCATCGGCGAGATCCAGCGCGAGACCGATCTGGAGCACCACTACGCCGAACTCGTGGACACCTACCAGGAGGTCGTCGAGAAAAACCGCGAGAAGATGCAGGGGCGCACGGCCGAGTTTCGGCGGGGCCTGTGGGCCGCCTTCGCCGGAATCGCCCTGTTCGCCGCGTCGATCGGCCGACTGGTCACCGCGGAATCGTCGATAGAGCCCGACCTCGGGGTGGTCCTCCTCGTCCTCGCGCTAGCGTACTTCGGATATCGGCAGTAACTGGAGACCGATGGCTCGCAGTCTGCAACAACCACGAATAGCCTCCGCGGGGTATGGTGACCTATGTCTCCGGACGACCAGCACGAGATCTACGAGACGGAGAAGGGGTACCTCCAGAAGTCCCCGTACCCCACGGAGGGAGGGTATCCCGAGGAGCCGGGATATCCTACGGAGGACGGGTGGCCGGACACGGCCCGCGTCGTCGGCGACGCGGACTGGACGCAGTTGTCCTTCGCCGACGGCGAGGAAGTCGATCTCGACGTCGGCATCGACGAGTTCGTCGCCGAACTCGTCGCAGAATCCGACGACGACGAGATCCGACTGGCGATCGACGCCGACCTCGTCACCGCGTACGAGGAGTGACCGGCGCGGTTCGGCCACTGGTCACGCCCGGTCCCCGCGACGGCACTGGACCGCCCGACCGACGGTCCCCGACACTTTTGCTCCCCCCTTGCGTTTGCCCGGCCAATGACCCTCGACCCGGTGCACTTCGACGGCATCGCGCAGCTCGCCGGCCGCATCGAGAGCGGCGTCGACGCCAGCGACCACCGGGACGTGGCCGGCACCGTCTGGGAGGAGTTCCTCGACCCCCTCTACTACGAGGGAACGCCCGTCATCGAACCCCTCGGCGACCAGCGGTGCCGGCTCGTCGATTGCGAGGACGCCGCGCTGATGGAGTCGCCCTTCCCCACCCAGCACGGCCTCGACTCGGGGACGATCAACCCCACCACGTTCAAGAACGGCCTGGTCATCGACGTGGCCCAGGCGGCGATGGCCGCCGTCCCCTCCGATCTGGACCTGCACCGTGGCCGCACCATCGTCAGTACCGTCCACGCGAACGACGGGACAGTCGACGTCACCGAGGACGACTGGAGTCTGTTCGACCAGGGATACGGCCGCGGCCGCATCCTCCAGGCCCCCCGCGTCGACCGCTTCGAGCAGACCGTCGTCCACGCCCTCGCGCTCTACCTCGCCGAGAGCACGCACGCGAAACTCAACGCCGACGTCGTCTCCGACCTCCTGATCCTCGACGGGCCGATCTACCCCACCGGCCTGCTGAAGTGGACGAACCAGGACCCGACGCTGGCCGAACTGCTGGTCGAGGACGAACGTCCCCGTGACGTCGTCCAGCACTACGTCGACCTCGTCGAGCGCTTCGTCGAACGCGACGTTCCACTCGTCGGGTTCGTCAAGAACACGGCCTCCAAAGCGATCACCCGCACCGTCCGCCGGAAATCGGCGGCCCCCTGGGTCAACGACGCGGCCTTCTTCGAGCAGATCCTCCGGCGGACCGACGACGACGGCGAGACCGAGACGGACGCCCTGACCTTCACCAACTGGTTCGTCTCCCGGGCCGGCGCGGACTGTCCCCTCTCCGTTGAGAGCGAACTCGATCTCGACCTGACGAAGGAACTCGACCCGCGGGAGTACGAGGTGACCTTCTTCGTTCTCTACGACCCGCGCGAGGAACTCGTCTACCGGGTCGAGGCCCCCTACGCGTTCACGAAGGACCCCGACCTGCGCGAGGAGCTGACCATGCAGATGGTCACGGACGTGGCCGGACGGACCGGGCCGCCGCTGGCCGTCGAGAAGGCAGACGAACTCGCGCGGATCAGCGTACAGGAGAAGGCCGCACTCCAGCGGCAACTCGAGGAAACGTTCGACAGCGACCGCCAGCGGGCGTACAACGACGTGCGCTGGGACGGCGTGGAGTTCTAGTGCGCCTCGGCCTCGGCCCTCGTCACCTCGATCTCGACGTCGGTGCCGTCGACCCCGACGCGGGCGAACTGGGTGCGCACGTGCTCCTTCGCGGCCCGGATGGCGCGCTCGCGGGTCTCGAAGCCGTGGGGCATGGGGGTCTCGAAGGCGACGTTGAGATCGCGGCCGCCGATGGTGGTCTCCTGGCCGCCGCTCTCGACTTCGTAGAAGGCGTCGCAGACCCAGACGTACGGCGCGTCCTCGTCGGGCGCGCCCTTGAACGACGGCGAGCGCTCGCCGCGCTCGTACAGCGTGCCGGTGAGGTCGGTCCCGCCGGCTGACCCTCGAATGAGTAACATACCCACAGGTACGCGGCCAGCGCGGAAAAAGGCCGCGTCGGTGTCGGTCACTCCATCGAACCTCCGGTCGCCGGTGGTGTGGGCTCCGCGACCGGTCGCGTCACGGGGAAACGTGTTTGACCCACGGGGGCGATGGGGCTGGTATGTCAGATCTGGGCGATTTCACCGACTTCGACGGAAGCGCGGACGAGGGGTCCGCCGACGGGGACACCGGCGGGACGCCGGGAGCGGA
Above is a genomic segment from Halorientalis sp. LT38 containing:
- the nadC gene encoding carboxylating nicotinate-nucleotide diphosphorylase; this encodes MLADSKIEGWLREDLGHHDVTNEVPGETTGRLVAKESGVVAGLDAAAAVFDYLGVSVERPAEPGDRVEAGEAVLRVAGPARDVLRGERVAVNLAGHASGVATKTRRAVAAAREAERSEASDGANGEAVSREVDEDVTVAATRKTTPGLRGIEKRAVVAGGGDTHRLDLSHMVMVKDNHVAEMGLEGAVEHFRDRASFATKIEVEVERPAEAPRAADAGADIVLLDNMTPAETREAVDLLRERDPAVLAEASGGITVEDVPEYAGTGVDVISMGSLTHSAASLDYSFRTD
- a CDS encoding DUF7113 family protein, translated to MLLIRGSAGGTDLTGTLYERGERSPSFKGAPDEDAPYVWVCDAFYEVESGGQETTIGGRDLNVAFETPMPHGFETRERAIRAAKEHVRTQFARVGVDGTDVEIEVTRAEAEAH
- a CDS encoding bifunctional helix-turn-helix transcriptional regulator/GNAT family N-acetyltransferase, which encodes MSPFESFDFDDDRMGIYRYVERHGSVQPSEAADHVAIDPEAFRHHVSMLKRDGYLEETEDGNLRVRLDCGETEEHETAGLAYEIRPACQADATGLLGVVRAVADRQVHLVAESVAEQLEYEDALLRNNAGETRVFFVATVEDEVVGWCQVEIPRLAKLSHTAELTVGVLVEYRRYSIGSHLLQRGMEWARANGCRRVYNSVPETNDLAVSFLQENGWRIEAVRDGHFEIDGDPVDEIMLAVDLD
- a CDS encoding DNA double-strand break repair nuclease NurA, coding for MTLDPVHFDGIAQLAGRIESGVDASDHRDVAGTVWEEFLDPLYYEGTPVIEPLGDQRCRLVDCEDAALMESPFPTQHGLDSGTINPTTFKNGLVIDVAQAAMAAVPSDLDLHRGRTIVSTVHANDGTVDVTEDDWSLFDQGYGRGRILQAPRVDRFEQTVVHALALYLAESTHAKLNADVVSDLLILDGPIYPTGLLKWTNQDPTLAELLVEDERPRDVVQHYVDLVERFVERDVPLVGFVKNTASKAITRTVRRKSAAPWVNDAAFFEQILRRTDDDGETETDALTFTNWFVSRAGADCPLSVESELDLDLTKELDPREYEVTFFVLYDPREELVYRVEAPYAFTKDPDLREELTMQMVTDVAGRTGPPLAVEKADELARISVQEKAALQRQLEETFDSDRQRAYNDVRWDGVEF
- the gpmI gene encoding 2,3-bisphosphoglycerate-independent phosphoglycerate mutase → MQVGLVILDGWGLNPDESARDAVRAADTPNVDRFREQGAATTLETHGRRVGLPDGQMGNSEVGHLNIGAGRVVKQETTRITDDIVAGEFGDNEALKSAFDYAEDHEGTVHFMGLVSDGGVHSAQSHLHALIDVAAERDAETVTHAFTDGRDTSPTGGEDYLQSLAAHAEERGTGHVATVSGRYYAMDRDENWDRTRRAYDAIVNREAEYAAPTAVDAVTDSYDRDTTDEFVEPTLVDGGLALSDGDAIVFFNFRSDRARQLTRMLADIRPEWEFDTDPPATRLVTMTEYDETFDLPVAYPPNQPEDVLGEVLANTDHTQLRIAETEKYAHVTYFLNGGREVEFPGERREIVPSPDVATYDQQPEMSAAEVTDTAIDAIRADDPDVLVLNYANPDMVGHTGDFDAAVAAVEAVDEQVGRLVDALGEAGAHALVTADHGNADDMGTPENPHTAHTLNPVPFAYLDPEGTDGGRVAREGGTLADVAPTMLELLGVEKPAAMTGESLLE
- a CDS encoding DUF7522 family protein — translated: METTIVDEAFADKLVTTARTAAGDSLRSLTYFTRSNFEQLYLREDLERDADLDSFIGHEWRGFKNTTDAYRGTELGEYRYTIRVFENGFLLRVTSDRDGVFVTTDGATIRDFNSYVTAIKEVLDEKTGRDD